CCCAGCGGGGCGGGAAAGAGCACTTTGATCAAGCTTTTAATGCGGTTTTACGATGTTAAAAGGGGGAGCATTTCAATTGACGGTGAAGACCTTCGAAATTTTGACCTTTCTTATTTGCGGAGTCAATTTGGAATGGTTGCCCAGGAACCCTTTCTCTTTAACGGAACGATCCGGGAAAATATCGCATACAGCCTTCTGAATGCGACAGACGGAGAGATCAAAAGCGCCGCGATTGCCGCCCGGGCAGATGAGTTTATTCAAACCTTTCCGGAGAAATACGACACCTGGATCGGAGAACGGGGCATCAAGCTTTCAACCGGACAAAAACAACGGATCGCCATCGCAAGAGCGATCTTGAAAAACGCCTCAATCATTATCCTGGATGAAGCGACCTCCAACATCGACACGGAAACAGAACTTAAAATTCAGGAGGCCCTGGAAATTTTAACGGCTCAAAAAACAACCTTCATTATCGCCCACCGCCTTTCCACCGTGCGAAACGCATCCAAGATTCTGGTCATCGACCATGGGCAGGTGGTTGAACACGGATCCCATGCGGACCTTTTAGAAAAAAAAGGGCGGTATTCGTCTCTTTACGAACACTACCTCGCTCCCGTCATTCCCCAAAACTAATTGACCGTTATTCAGGGGATATGTTAATTTACTTGCATGATCTCGACTGAACGGATTTTATTTTCTCTTCAAATGGCTGAGGAGTCTTTGCAGGAAGTTCACCTTCTTTTCAAAGACAACAAAACCCGAAGTTTGCTGAATAGTCTTTATAATGTCTTTTATTACGGGATGGAAACCCTCCTACTCAAACAGGACATTCATTGCCGGAGCCACTCCGAATTAAAAAAAACCTTTTTTGAAAAAGTAATTCGAGCCGGCTTGCTGAAAAAAGATTCTTCCCGCTGGGAAAACAAAATTGAAGACATCTTCAGGGTTAAAGAAGAAAATGAAAAAGGAAAAAAATTCACGGATGAAGAAGTTAACGATTTCATAAAAAGGGGAGAAGCGTTTCTTAAATCGGTCAAAAGATATCTTTTAGTTTAAGCCACTATGATGAAAACTTCAATTTACCCCAAGATCATTCCTCTGTTTCCGCTTCCGAATGTGGTATTTTTTCCAAAAACTTATCTCCCCCTCCACATTTTTGAGCCCCGTTACCGTGAAATGGTTGAAGACACGGAAAAAAAGGGAAAGATTATCGGCATGGTGCTCCTAAAGGACGGATGGGAGAATA
The window above is part of the Nitrospirota bacterium genome. Proteins encoded here:
- a CDS encoding HEPN domain-containing protein, which codes for MISTERILFSLQMAEESLQEVHLLFKDNKTRSLLNSLYNVFYYGMETLLLKQDIHCRSHSELKKTFFEKVIRAGLLKKDSSRWENKIEDIFRVKEENEKGKKFTDEEVNDFIKRGEAFLKSVKRYLLV